From one Streptomyces sp. N50 genomic stretch:
- a CDS encoding VOC family protein, translated as MALRPVQVNIKAVDGLAVGRFWGEALGWSVFSPGVTTYIGPGGGLVWPEPVGLGIDVVPVPEVKASTKNRLHLDLATTSTAHQAELVARLRSLGAAPVDVGQGDVPWTVLGDPEGNEFCVLEPREIYRDTGPIAAVVVDCLDPWAMARFWGEALDWAVLEVSDGQASLRSAEGVGPYLEFLRVPGVKAVPDRVHLDLMPSPGDDRAAEVERVKGLGASDLDLGQGDVPWTCLTDPEGHEFCVLALS; from the coding sequence ATGGCGCTGCGTCCCGTTCAGGTGAATATCAAGGCCGTTGACGGTTTGGCGGTGGGGCGGTTCTGGGGGGAGGCGCTCGGCTGGAGTGTCTTCAGCCCTGGTGTGACCACGTACATCGGCCCGGGTGGCGGCCTTGTCTGGCCCGAGCCGGTCGGTCTCGGTATCGATGTCGTGCCGGTTCCGGAAGTGAAGGCGTCGACGAAGAACCGGCTGCACCTCGATCTCGCCACCACGTCTACGGCCCACCAGGCGGAGTTGGTCGCGCGTCTACGGTCGCTCGGCGCGGCGCCCGTCGATGTGGGGCAGGGGGATGTGCCGTGGACCGTGCTCGGTGATCCGGAGGGCAACGAGTTCTGTGTGCTGGAACCCCGGGAGATCTATCGGGACACCGGGCCGATCGCTGCGGTGGTCGTCGACTGCTTGGATCCTTGGGCCATGGCGCGGTTCTGGGGCGAGGCGTTGGACTGGGCTGTTCTTGAAGTGTCCGACGGCCAGGCCTCGTTGCGTTCCGCCGAGGGTGTCGGGCCGTATCTGGAGTTCCTGCGCGTGCCTGGGGTGAAGGCCGTACCTGATCGCGTCCATCTTGATCTGATGCCGTCTCCCGGTGACGACAGGGCGGCGGAGGTGGAGCGGGTGAAGGGGCTTGGGGCGAGCGATCTGGATCTCGGGCAGGGGGATGTTCCGTGGACGTGTCTGACTGATCCGGAAGGTCACGAATTCTGCGTTCTGGCGCTGTCCTGA
- a CDS encoding transglutaminase-like domain-containing protein, whose protein sequence is MPLTADLAFYATQSTYSTPGTLAHRYAALPRDPTQLARITRDLLIHRLEDGFYDHTHPTDRLHNDAETRYIDDILRIITERNATPLTLRREPGDRFVGVCRDFSLLHCSFLRHLGIPARIRSGFADYFNAPGTDASQLFHGDHVVTEYWTDDRGWLLADSQLTDPTVTAHWNADFDPMDVPRDRFLVAGEAWQAIRTGGADPTTFGLHRPEEGPFWGERFVAGNIRLDLAALNKVETLLWDVWSEDEGKPGEPLPESSRAFYDRVAPAVSGEVAFDAVRKLFTEDDTLRTPPTVTCYAPFNGPSQVTLRQGEF, encoded by the coding sequence ATGCCCCTCACCGCGGACCTCGCCTTCTACGCCACCCAGAGCACGTACTCCACTCCCGGCACCCTCGCCCACCGCTACGCGGCCCTCCCCCGCGACCCGACCCAACTCGCCCGCATCACCCGCGACTTGCTCATCCACCGCCTCGAAGACGGCTTCTACGACCACACCCACCCCACCGACCGCCTCCACAACGACGCCGAGACCCGCTACATCGACGACATCCTGCGGATCATCACCGAACGCAACGCCACCCCACTCACCCTGCGCCGCGAACCCGGCGACCGGTTCGTCGGAGTGTGCCGGGACTTCTCACTCCTGCACTGCTCGTTCCTGCGGCACCTCGGCATCCCGGCCCGCATCCGCTCCGGCTTCGCCGACTACTTCAACGCGCCCGGCACCGACGCCTCCCAGCTCTTCCACGGCGACCACGTCGTCACCGAGTACTGGACCGACGACCGCGGCTGGCTCCTCGCCGACTCCCAGCTCACCGATCCGACCGTCACCGCCCACTGGAACGCGGACTTCGACCCCATGGACGTACCCCGCGACCGTTTCCTCGTCGCCGGCGAGGCCTGGCAGGCCATCCGCACGGGCGGCGCCGACCCGACGACCTTCGGACTGCACCGACCGGAGGAGGGCCCGTTCTGGGGCGAACGATTCGTCGCGGGCAACATCCGCCTCGACCTCGCCGCCCTGAACAAGGTGGAGACCCTGCTCTGGGACGTCTGGAGCGAGGACGAGGGCAAGCCCGGGGAACCGTTGCCGGAGTCCTCCCGCGCGTTCTACGACCGTGTCGCCCCGGCCGTCAGCGGCGAGGTCGCCTTCGACGCCGTACGGAAACTGTTCACCGAGGACGACACCCTGCGCACCCCACCCACCGTGACCTGCTACGCACCCTTCAACGGGCCCAGCCAAGTCACCCTCCGCCAGGGCGAGTTCTAG
- a CDS encoding TetR/AcrR family transcriptional regulator, which translates to MSPKQQRGEVTADLLLDAALRLFAEQGEQGLTVNAVTKASGVSLGSLYHHFGSLDGLVDALTERWLSRLLGELITALQATRTARTGIRAIVRTHLAFVREHRDAALLLHSARTDQRNMIQARELRDSQEARLSVFATWVQSHVDSGELAPLSPPLLESLVLGPLVGVVRRWLSGIDDVELDLDEAARVLPDRIWRSVAANPN; encoded by the coding sequence ATGAGCCCCAAGCAACAACGCGGCGAGGTCACCGCAGACCTGCTCCTCGACGCCGCGCTGCGCCTGTTCGCGGAGCAGGGCGAGCAGGGCCTGACCGTGAACGCCGTGACCAAGGCCAGCGGTGTCAGCCTCGGCAGCCTGTACCACCACTTCGGCAGCCTGGACGGCCTGGTCGACGCCCTGACGGAGCGCTGGCTGAGCCGACTACTGGGTGAGTTGATCACCGCGCTCCAGGCGACCCGCACCGCCCGCACCGGCATCCGCGCGATCGTACGGACGCATCTCGCCTTCGTCCGCGAACACCGGGACGCCGCCCTGCTGTTGCACTCCGCCAGAACCGACCAGCGGAACATGATCCAGGCCAGAGAACTCCGCGACTCCCAGGAGGCCAGACTCTCGGTGTTCGCCACCTGGGTCCAATCCCACGTGGATTCGGGCGAGTTGGCCCCGCTGTCGCCACCCCTGCTGGAGTCCCTGGTCCTGGGCCCGCTGGTCGGCGTGGTCCGCCGCTGGCTCTCCGGCATCGACGACGTCGAACTCGACCTGGACGAGGCCGCCCGCGTCCTCCCGGACCGCATCTGGCGCTCGGTCGCCGCGAACCCGAACTGA